GCCTGCCTGTTGCGGATAGCGCGCCAGCAGCAGCGCGAGGGCTTTCTCGCCCTCGGCGCGCTCAGTGACCACCTCGGCCCGCCCGGCCATGGAGAGCCCCTTGATCTCCATCACCTGCGGCGTGTCGTGGTCGATCGTGAGTGAGACCCTGTTGTCCCGCGCCAGGTTCGACGCCTTCTGACTGTCGAGGCCGCATAGAAAATAGAGGGCGAGGTCGTCGTTCGCGTAGCCGACGGTGGTTACCTGCGGCCATCCATCGCCGCGAAGCGTCGCGATGGACATGATCCTATGCTCTTGGATCAACGACAGGATCTGAGCTCTGATTTCTGGGGTCATTGTCCGCCTCCTGGGGCGCGCGGTTGGCTAGGTGCGTTAGGGTCCTGGCCGAGCCCCATGCGGCCAGCGGGTCCCGATCCCTGCGCGCCCGCTGCAGCGGAGAGGCTCTGCTCTTGGAACGGCTGTCGCGGTGGAATTGGCCTCTTGCACCCCGCCAGCGGAATGCTCGCCAGCAAAGCGGCGGCGATCACGCGCACCAGGGGAGAAGGCCGCCCGGGGACGCCCGAGGGCTTGTGGGGCGTCACGACGCCGCTCTCAGACTCACGAAGCCGATTTCCGGAGCTTTGCGCGGAGGCGGGTCTCCTGCCACTTTCGGGCGACCGATCAGGATGGGGGCCACGGGGCGAAAGGCCTCGGGAACACCCAATTCGGCTTTGCCGGCAGGCGAATTCAACCAGGCTTCGGCGAAACCGATCCAGCATGTCCCAAGCCCCCGCGCCCAGGCCGCCAGCATCAAGGTCTGGGCCGCAAGACAGCAGTCCTTGGCCGCCATCTCGTCGGCCTCGCTCGCGCAGATGATGATCAGCGCGGGAGCGTTGTAGAAGATGTTGAACTCCTGTTGTTCGAGCATGCCGCGAACTGCAGCGATTTCTGGACGATGCTCTGCCTCAGCCAACATCAG
This is a stretch of genomic DNA from Phenylobacterium immobile (ATCC 35973). It encodes these proteins:
- a CDS encoding pyridoxamine 5'-phosphate oxidase family protein — its product is MTPEIRAQILSLIQEHRIMSIATLRGDGWPQVTTVGYANDDLALYFLCGLDSQKASNLARDNRVSLTIDHDTPQVMEIKGLSMAGRAEVVTERAEGEKALALLLARYPQQAGPELPLPKPDDVRIFRVEPIVISVLDYSKGFGHTELVTC
- a CDS encoding nitroreductase family protein; this translates as MDVLEAIHHRRAVRDYLDAPLDRQLIEAVIGDAIWAPSGMNRQPWRFFVIEGRNTLARCSAEAKALMLAEAEHRPEIAAVRGMLEQQEFNIFYNAPALIIICASEADEMAAKDCCLAAQTLMLAAWARGLGTCWIGFAEAWLNSPAGKAELGVPEAFRPVAPILIGRPKVAGDPPPRKAPEIGFVSLRAAS